Proteins from a single region of Antechinus flavipes isolate AdamAnt ecotype Samford, QLD, Australia chromosome 2, AdamAnt_v2, whole genome shotgun sequence:
- the FITM2 gene encoding acyl-coenzyme A diphosphatase FITM2 codes for MEYLQRCAWFLRTTLVRAVVRRYLSWTLLALMLGGSLVKEFFPLPPSYLSNKRNVFNVYFVKVAWGWTFILLLPFVALTNYHLTGKATVVLRRLCILLVGTAIWYVSTTIFLHVEHYTGSCYKSPSLESIRREYNSKEECRKGGGFWHGFDISGHSFLLTYCALVIVEEMAVLQEVKMDRSHNLYFTLTSLIVALGCLVYIWVWMFLCTAVYFHDLSQKVFGTLFGLVGWYGTYRFWYLKPISPGLPPQSSSLNLKQDSYKK; via the exons ATGGAGTACTTGCAGCGTTGCGCTTGGTTCCTCCGAACCACGCTAGTGCGGGCGGTCGTACGGCGCTACCTTTCTTGGACGCTGCTCGCCCTCATGCTGGGAGGCTCCCTGGTCAAAGAGTTCTTCCCGCTACCCCCGAGCTACCTCAGCAACAAGCGCAACGTCTTCAACGT GTATTTTGTCAAAGTGGCCTGGGGATGGACCTTCATTCTCCTTTTGCCTTTCGTTGCCCTCACCAACTATCATCTGACAGGGAAGGCCACTGTGGTCCTCAGGCGGCTGTGTATACTTCTTGTGGGAACAGCCATCTGGTATGTCAGCACAACAATCTTCTTGCACGTTGAGCACTACACAGGCAGCTGCTACAAATCACCCTCCTTGGAAAGTATCCGAAGGGAGTATAACAGCAAGGAGGAATGTCGGAAAGGTGGCGGGTTCTGGCATGGCTTTGACATCTCTGGCCACTCCTTTCTTCTGACCTACTGTGCGCTGGTCATTGTGGAAGAGATGGCTGTTCTGCAGGAGGTCAAGATGGACAGGAGCCACAACTTGTACTTCACCCTGACTTCCTTGATCGTTGCCTTGGGCTGCTTGGTGTACATCTGGGTGTGGATGTTCCTTTGCACTGCTGTGTATTTCCATGACTTGTCCCAGAAAGTGTTTGGAACTCTGTTTGGCTTGGTGGGCTGGTATGGAACATATAGGTTTTGGTATTTGAAACCCATTTCTCCTGGACTTCCTCCTCAGAGCTCCAGTCTAAATTTGAAGCAAGATAGTtacaagaaataa